In bacterium, the genomic window CCGGCGCGGGCGCCGCGGCCCCGGCCAGACCACCGGCGGCGCCGGCCGCCGCCGCCGCGAGCGCCGTGTCGCCGTCCTTGACCGTGAGCACCGAATTCTGTCCGCCGAAGCCGTCGTCGGCCGTGGCGCCGTTGTTCGCGTCGGGCACCCAGTTCCCGTCGACCACGAACTTGTACTGGTAGGTGCCGGGAGCCAGGTCGCGGGTCAGGGTCCAGACGCCGTCCTGGCCGGACATGGGGTCGGCGCTGTCGCTCCAGTTGTTGAACTCGCCGGCCAGGTACACGGCCGCGGCCCCCGGCGCCTCGTGGCGGAAGGTCACCTCGGCGGCCTGGGCGGCGCCGCAGGCGACGAGCGCCAGCAGCAGGGACGGAAGGATTCGTTGGGCGGTCCGGGGCATGTCGCGGTCTCCTCGGAAGGGTGCGGGTCGGGTCGGGGCGGGGGCGCCCCGCAGGGCCCGGTGAGCGGTCGGTGCCGGTCCCGGGCGGGGTGGCCGATAGTACCAGAACCGGGTCCGATTGCAATCTCCGCGCGCCGCCGTGACCCGGGTCCGGAATTGTGATATAATGTGAGACTCGACCACCCGCCATCGCCCTCGGATCCCGCCCCAGGCGGAAAGGGAGCCCCGTCCATGCTGTTCCGTTCCCGCTGCCGCCCCACGCGGCGCAGCGCCCGGGCCCTGCCGGTCCTGCTCGCGGTCCTCGCCCTGTTCGCCCTCGGCTGCACGGAAACCCCGGCTCCGGTCGCCCCCCCGGCCACCGACGGCCTGGCCAAGGTCCGCACCGACACCTTCGAACTCGTGGCCCCCGACCTCGACTCGGTGCACGTGGCCGGTTCCCTCAACGGCTGGGCCGACCTGGACCCGACCTGGGCCATGACCGTCGAGCCCGACGGCATGACATGGCGCCTGATCCGCTCCGTGCCCGACGGGCTCTTCAGCTACAAGTACGTGCTGCGCAAGGGCGCCGCCTCGACCTGGATCACCGATCCGGCCGCTCCGGAGATCACGCCCGACGGCTTCGGCGGCTGGAACGGGCTGCGCGGCCGCATCGTCACGGCGCCCCAGCCCCTGCCCGCTCCCATCGACCGCACGCGACTCGTGATCTACGAGATGAGCCTGAACGACTTCTCCCTCGCCGGCAGCTTCGCCGGGGCCATCGCGGGCCTCACCAGCGGCCCCGACCTGGCCGACCTCGGCGTCAACGCCATCGAGCTGATGCCCGTGTCGGCGCCGTCGTACAACGGCTGGGGCTACGACCCCGTCGTCCAGTACGCCCCCAATCCGAGCTTCGGCTGGCCCACCACTTTCGCCAGCCTGGTCGACGCGGCGCACGCCCAGGGCATGGCCGTCATCGTCGACGTCGTCGTCAACCACATGGCCGGCAGCGCCGCCCTGCGCCAGATCGACGACTTCACGGGCGTGAGCACCTACACCACCACCGAGCCCAACCCGTGGGGCCTGGTCGAGCTGAACTGGACCAACGCGCACCTGCAGCAGCACATCCTGGACGCCCTGTCCCACTGGGTGAACACCTACGGCGTCGACGGCTTCCGCTTCGACTACGTGGGCGGCGAGCCCTACAGCACCTGGTCGTGGCTGCGGAACAACCTCGTGGCGCGCCACCCGGACCTGCTGCTCATCGCCGAGGACTTCAACTACCCGGCCAACGCCGTCACCTACGGCTACGACGCCCAGTGGGGCGGCAACCACACCGACGCCTGGGGCGGCGGCGGCAACAACTTCTGCCAGGTGATGGCCACCGCGCTGAACATGAACGGCTTCGCCTGGCGCGGGCAGACCTTCACCTCGGTGGGCGCCTTCGGCGTGCCCTACAACAACATGTGGGCCGTGGCGAACGTGATCTCGGCCAACGCCGTCTACGCGGGCGCCGCCACCGGCGACGGCTTCAGCGACGTGAAGTTCCTCGAGAGCCACGACGAGAACCGGATGGCCTGGTCGGTCGACGCCCTCGGCAGCGTGGGCGCCCAGGCCCAGGGCGGCGCCCACCGCGCGCACCTCGGCGCCGTCATCTCGCTCACGAGCGTGGGCATCCCGATGCTGTACAACGGGCAGGAGATCGCCGCCAGCGAGTACCGGCCCGAGGGCACCGCCATCCAGAAGATCAACTGGAACGCCGGCGACGATGCGGTCCGGCGCACGTACCGCTACCTGATCGGCCAGCGGCTGACCCATCCGGCCCTGAACACCGAGAACGTGGCCTTCCTGTGGCGCGCCGGGAATCTCGACAACAGCGAGTACACGATCACCTACACCCGCGGCTCGACGGCCGATCCGTCCGCGCACGAAGTCGTGGTCGCGGCCAACTTCGACGTGGTCGACCACGCCTGGACGATCCCCTTCCCCAGCGTCGGCACCTGGATCCTGTACGAGCCGATCCTGCCCTCGCTGCTGCCCGTGCACTACGAGACCACCGATCAGGCGGTGACCGTGCCCGCCGGCACCGCACTCGTCTGGTTCCGCGAGGACGGCACCACGGGTGTGCCCCTCGACTGACGACCGGTTTCGCGTGACCATCGCCGCCGTCCTGTGGTAGTGTCCCCGCCACCGCAGGACGGCGTTCTTTCGACAGGGAGCGGACGGATTTGGCCCAGGTGAGACTCGAGCAGGTGCGCAAGACCTACCCCGGCGGCGTCGAGGCCGTCGCCCCGATGGATCTGGAGATCGCCCACGGCGAGTTCACGGTCCTGGTCGGCCCCTCGGGGTGCGGCAAGTCCACGACCCTGCGCATGGTGGCGGGCCTCGAGGAGGTCACCGGCGGCACGATCCACATCGGCGACCGCATGGTCAACGACGTCGAACCCCGCGACCGCAACATCGCCATGGTCTTCCAGAGCTACGCGCTGTACCCCCACATGAGCGTGGCGGACAACATGGGCTTCGGCCTGAAGATGCGGAAGAAGAGCAGGGACGAGATCCGCTCCCGCGTGGCCGAGGCGGCGAAGGTCCTCGGCATCGAGAACCTGCTCGAGCGCAAGCCCCGCGCCCTGAGCGGCGGCCAGCGCCAGCGCGTGGCGCTCGGCCGGGCCATCGTGCGCGATCCGGACGTCTTCCTCTTCGACGAGCCCCTGAGCAACCTCGACGCCAAGATGCGCGTGCAGATGCGCACCGAGATCGCCCGCCTGCACCACCGCCTGGGCGCCACCATGATCTACGTCACCCACGACCAGACCGAGGCCATGACCCTCGCTGATCGCATCGTCGTTCTGGCCGGCGGCGGCATCGCCCAGGTCGGCGCACCGTTGGAGCTTTACGAGCGTCCGGTCAACGAATTCGTGGCCCAGTTCATCGGCAGCCCGGCCATGAACTTCCTGCCCGGCCGCCTCGTGCGGCGCGACGGCGGCCTGGCCCTGGCCTGCGCCGACGGTGCCACCGTGTGGCCGCTGCCGGCGGGCTTCGCCCCCGACGCGGCGCTCCTGGACCGGGACCTGCAGCTCGGCATCCGGCCCGAGCATCTCGACCTCGACACCGACGCGCCGGGGCTCACCGCTCCGGTCCAGGTGGTCGAGTCGCTGGGCAACGAGACCCTGGCCTACTTCGAGGTGGCCGGACGCCAGATCACCGCCCGCGGCGACGGCCAGCTGCAGGCCGCCGTCGAGCAGCCGCTGCGGCTGTCGTGCCGCCCCGACCACATCCACCTCTTCGCCGCCGACGCGGGCGGCGCCAACCTGCTCCTGTGAGGTCCTCGCCGTGAAGATCGTCTGCCTCGGGATCCTGCTGGGCGTGGCGGGGGCCGCGGCCGCCGCGACACCCGCGCCTGTCGCGCCCCGCCTCGAAGAGATGGCGCTGACCGTGACGCCCGCCCACCCCCGCGAGTACATCTTCAGCGACAAGGGCGCCGCCCACCTGGCCGGCGAATGCGTGGGCGAGAATTCCCGCAGCTACCACGGCTTCTATGTGGCCATGCACGAGGTCGTCGACGGCTGGACCCTGCGCCTGGAGGACGGCACCGAACTGGGCCCCGCCACCGTGACCGAGGCCATCGTCACGCCCGACCGGCTGGTGCGCCGGCACACGCTGCCGTCGGGCGAGGTCGTCACCGAGACGGTGACCCTCTTCGACCGCGAGAACGGCTTCAAGGTGGGCTACGACGGCATCCCCGGCGGGCGTTTCGCCTTCCGGCCGCGCATCGACATGCGCTTCCTGTGGAAGGTGTCGCGGCCCGGCTACGACGTGCGCTGGGAGGACGGCACCCTGCTCGCCTGCCGCACCGACCGGGTGGGCGAGGCCCCGGATCCGGCCCACCCCGCCTGGCTGGCCATCGCCGCGGCGGGCGTGAGCGGTTTCCAGGCGGCGCCCGAGTACCTGGACCGCACCTACCCCAAGGGCGTCGCGCGCAAGGCCATGGACAAGGCCTCGCCCTGGGTGCCGGGCGACCTGGTCGGGCACATTCCGCCGCGCATCCCGTCGGGCCGGCTCGAGGTCTTCTTCGCGGCCGACGTGGACGCCGCCGCCGCCGCCGCGCGCGCCCGCCGCCTGCGCGAGCAGCAGGTCGACCTGGCCGCCGCCCGCAGCGAACGCCTGCAGCAGCTGGTCGACGACAGCGCCATCACCACCGGCGTGCCCCGCGACGACATCGCCCTGGCCTGGACCCGCGTCTCCCTGGACAACCTCGTCATGAACCAGCGCGGCCCGGGCATCTACGCCGGCTTCTACTGGTTCACCACCTACTGGGGCCGCGACACCTTCATCACCCTGCCCGGCGCCTGCATCACCAGCGGGCAGTTCGCCGAGGCCGAGACCCTGCTGCGCTCCTTCGCCACCTTCCAGGACACCGACCCCGCCAGCGCGCGCCAGGGCCGCGTGCCCAACTTCGTCACCGTCGACCAGGTGCAGTACGCGAGCATCGACGGCACCTGGTGGTTCGTGCGCGCCCTGGACGAGCTGTGGCGCCAGGCCGGCGACGACGCCTTCGCCGCCGAGATGGCCCCGGTCGTCTTCCGCGCGGTGGACGGCGCCCTGGCCCACGCCGTCGACGGCGAGCACTTCCTGACCCACGGCGACGGCGAGACCTGGATGGACGGCGGCGGCGAGGCCCACCCCTACTCGCCCCGCGGCAACCGTGCCGTCGAGGTGCAGGCCCTGTGGCACCGCGGCCTGCTGACGGCCGCCCGCCTGGCCGCCCGGTTTCCCGACGTGCCCGGCGCCCGCGCCGACTACGCCGACCTGGCGGCGCGCCTGGCGACGAACTTCCACGCGAGGTTCTGGGACGGGGAACGTCTCGTCGATCACCTGAACGTCGACGGTTCGCAGGACACCCAGCTCCGCCCCAACACCCTGTTGGCCGTGCTCGCCTCGCCGACCCTCTTCGACGCGCCGCAGCGCGCCGCGATCACCGCGGCCGCGGCCGATCTCGTCCGGCCCTGGGGCGTGCAGTCCCTCGCCGCGAGCGACCCCTTCTTCCACCCGAAGCACCTGGACCTGGCGAACTACTACTACGACGAGGCCTACCACAACGGCGACGTGTGGCTGTGGCTGAGCGGCGCGGCGGTGTCGGCCCTGAACGATCCCCGCGAGGGCTTCGGACAGACGCGCATGCTGCTCGACGAGGCCCTCGACGAGGGCGCGGTGGGCACGATCCAGGAGATCCGCGACGGGGCGCAGGCGGCGCGCAACGACGAGTTCGGCGGGGCCACGAGCCAGGCCTGGTCCCTGGCCGAGGTGCTGCGCAACGTAGTGCAGGACTACGCGGGCCTGCGGGTCGACCTGACGGCCGCTCCGCCGCTGATCGAGGTGCGCCCGTCGGTACCCGCAGCCTGGCCGGACCTGGCGGTGCGCACGCGGATCGGGGAGCACCCGTGTCTGCTCGCGCCCGGCGCCGACGAGCGCGGCCCGGCCCTGTGGTTCCCCGACGCCGTGCCCGACGCCTGGCGCTTCCGCTGGATCGGCCCGGACGGGGCCGCGCGCGCCGGCCGTCTCGAGATCGACACCGACGCCCCGGCCGGCTGGAATCACCGCGTCCGCTGGGACTGAGTCCCTACTTCACCAGCACCAGCCGCGCCGCCGGGACGTCCCTGCCGGCCACGCGCGCGAAGTAGACCCCGCTGGGCACGTTGCGTCCGGCGGCATCGCGACCGTCCCAGGTCACCATGCCCACACCTCCGCTCACCCGCGCCCGCAGCGAGCGCACGCGACGTCCCGCCGCGTCATGCAGATCCAGGGTCGCCGCCCCGTCCGCCAGACCCGTGATCCGCAGGTTCGCCCGCGCGTTGAACGGCGACGGCCACGCGTCCACCCGCGCAGCCACCACGCCCGGCAGGGGCGCCGCCGAGGTGCGCAGCGCCACCGGCGCGAACTCGGCCGCGTCGAGGTCGCCGTTGGCGTCGCCGCTCGCCGGCACCTGGGCCAGGAGCGCGCCCGCGTCGGGCGAGGCGTACCGCGCCGCGCTCACGAAGACGTCGGCGGGCCAGCCGCCCGGGAAGAGGGCGTCCAGGTCGACCGTGCCCTCGAGCACGGCGCCCGCCCCCATCTGCAGGCCCGGATCGTCGAGCACGGCCTGGGCAGCGTCGAACCAGCCGGTCCAGCCGTTGCCGCCCTCGCGGGCCAGGAAGCGCGTCCAGCCGGCGCTCGTGCCGGACTTGGCCCAGGGCGCCGCCACGGTCGGCGCCAGGTCCGCGGACAGCAGCAGGAAGGTGTCGTCGCCGCCCACCAGATCGGTGGCCAGATAGAGCAGGCTGTCGCGCACGGCGGCCCACAGGGAGGCGCCGCCCGCGCTGGCGACCAGGTTCACGTCGGCGTCCAGGGCCCCGTCCATGACGAAGGCGCCGTCGCCCCCGCCCCCGCCCCCCGCGTCGCCGGTGCCCACGTACACGTGCTGGATGGGCGTGCGCTTGATCAGCCCGTTCGCGTCCTGGGCCTCGACGTAGTAGTCGAGCAGCACGTCGCTGTAGCCCGAGAGCTCGAGCCAGTACTGGTCGGCGATGGCCGTCGGCAGCACCGTCAGGTCGACGCCCGCCATGTCCCAGGGCTCGCCCAGGGGCATGGCCCGGTGGGTCATGGGCAGGGCCGTCCAGGTGCCCACGCCCGCGCCGCCCGCGTAGGTCTCGTTGGCGGTGGTGGCCGCATCGTTCACCCCGTCGGCGTCCTCGCGCACCATCAGGTCGACCCGCACCAGGCCCGACACGTCCGCCGCGAAGGTCCACACGTGGAAGGCCGAGGTCATCGCGGCCCCCTCGCCACCGGGCCAGCCCCACAGGGCCCCGCCCCCGCGGCCGCCCGGATTCCAGGGCAGGCGCTGGGGCAGCCACACCGTGGGCGCCACCGTGTCCGTGCCGCCGGCGACGACCGGATCGGCCCACTGCAGGGCCTCGTTGCAGGCCAGGGTCGCCTTGATCTCCATGTCGAGCGAGGTGCCGTAGTACATGTAGCCGCTTTCGTAGCCCGCGAGCAGGAAGTGCCACGCGCGCTCGGCGTCGGTGGCGGCGCCCGTCGGCTCGGCGACCTCGGCCGGATCGACCGGCCCCTGGATGGCCGCCGCCGTCTCGACGCGGTTCTGGGCCGCGGTCAGCACCGCCCAGTTGCGTTCGTCCTCGGCCCAGCCGCCCGGGATGTCGAACTGGCCCGACGCGTCGACCAGCGGCCAGTTCCAGTTGATGTACTGGGGCGAGCCGAA contains:
- a CDS encoding glycogen-binding domain-containing protein; the encoded protein is MPRTAQRILPSLLLALVACGAAQAAEVTFRHEAPGAAAVYLAGEFNNWSDSADPMSGQDGVWTLTRDLAPGTYQYKFVVDGNWVPDANNGATADDGFGGQNSVLTVKDGDTALAAAAAGAAGGLAGAAAPAP
- the ugpC gene encoding sn-glycerol-3-phosphate ABC transporter ATP-binding protein UgpC, which codes for MAQVRLEQVRKTYPGGVEAVAPMDLEIAHGEFTVLVGPSGCGKSTTLRMVAGLEEVTGGTIHIGDRMVNDVEPRDRNIAMVFQSYALYPHMSVADNMGFGLKMRKKSRDEIRSRVAEAAKVLGIENLLERKPRALSGGQRQRVALGRAIVRDPDVFLFDEPLSNLDAKMRVQMRTEIARLHHRLGATMIYVTHDQTEAMTLADRIVVLAGGGIAQVGAPLELYERPVNEFVAQFIGSPAMNFLPGRLVRRDGGLALACADGATVWPLPAGFAPDAALLDRDLQLGIRPEHLDLDTDAPGLTAPVQVVESLGNETLAYFEVAGRQITARGDGQLQAAVEQPLRLSCRPDHIHLFAADAGGANLLL